In Daphnia magna isolate NIES linkage group LG7, ASM2063170v1.1, whole genome shotgun sequence, a single genomic region encodes these proteins:
- the LOC116933933 gene encoding flocculation protein FLO11, giving the protein MTTETDQTSQFMSSSTIDEFSTTVEPVSEIVTFTGSSSSQTENPSTTQGLTESSTDVTSTVITEEHSEAIVTESSDTISQTTDSFITLTETSETTSSMPSVVTSTLSVDFSTTSSSQELTSESPVATEPEQTSQFIESSTSSVFSTTLEPFSETVELTESSTSQTENVSSPTDQDSSDPSTEGFATATPEDVSEATVAESSDSSQTTDFLVTLTESSQTISTVPQSSATSTFLPDVSTSGSQESTSESPVTTEAEQTSQFIESSTSSPFSTTLEPFSETVELTESSSSQTENPSTLTDQDSTDPPTDGISTVLPEEFSEATVVESSDPITQATDSLFTTEASPISSLPPSSETMVTSTFSPDLPTTSISHEFTSQSPTMTTETDQTSQFISSSTSDAFSTTVEPVSEVVTFTGPSSSETEYSATTQGLTESSTDVTSTVITEEHSEAIVTESSDTISQTTDSLITLTETSETTSSMPSIITSTLSVEFSTTSSSQELTSESSGTTEADQTSQFIESSTSSAFSTTMESFSRVYRVFYFPNGKPLYANGPKFNRSVN; this is encoded by the coding sequence ATGACAACTGAAACTGATCAGACAAGCCAATTTATGAGTTCTTCGACAATTGATGAATTTTCAACAACTGTGGAACCAGTTTCAGAAATTGTAACATTCACCGGATCATCTAGTTCCCAAACAGAAAACCCCTCTACTACTCAAGGTTTAACTGAGTCCTCAACTGATGTGACTTCTACGGTCATAACGGAAGAACATTCAGAAGCAATTGTTACAGAATCCTCTGATACCATTAGCCAAACAACTGACTCTTTTATTACACTGACAGAGACTTCTGAGACAACCAGCTCGATGCCAAGTGTCGTTACTTCCACGTTGTCTGTCGACTTTTCAACGACAAGTAGTTCACAAGAACTCACATCCGAATCACCAGTAGCAACGGAGCCAGAACAAACTAGCCAGTTTATTGAGTCTTCCACAAGCAGCGTTTTTTCAACAACTTTGGAACCTTTTTCAGAAACTGTAGAGTTAACCGAGTCATCTACTTCCCAAACGGAAAACGTCTCCTCACCAACGGACCAAGATTCAAGTGATCCGTCAACTGAAGGGTTTGCCACGGCTACACCGGAAGACGTTTCGGAAGCAACTGTTGCGGAATCATCGGATTCCAGCCAAACAACTGACTTTCTTGTTACACTGACAGAATCATCTCAAACGATCAGCACTGTGCCACAAAGTAGTGCTACTTCCACGTTTCTTCCAGATGTTTCGACTAGTGGATCACAGGAATCCACATCAGAATCGCCGGTAACAACGGAGGCAGAACAAACTAGCCAGTTTATCGAGTCATCTACGAGCAGCCCCTTTTCAACAACTTTGGAACCATTTTCAGAGACTGTAGAGTTAACCGAGTCTTCTAGTTCACAAACAGAAAACCCCTCTACCCTTACAGACCAAGATTCAACTGACCCCCCAACTGATGGGATTTCAACGGTTTTGCCAGAAGAATTTTCTGAGGCAACCGTTGTGGAATCATCTGATCCCATTACCCAAGCGACAGACTCACTTTTCACAACTGAGGCTTCCCCGATCAGTTCGTTGCCACCAAGTAGTGAAACTATGGTTACTTCCACGTTCTCTCCTGATTTGCCAACTACTAGTATTTCGCATGAATTCACGTCACAATCGCCAACAATGACAACTGAAACTGATCAGACAAGCCAATTCATTAGTTCTTCGACAAGTGATGCATTTTCAACAACTGTGGAACCAGTTTCAGAAGTTGTAACATTCACCGGACCATCTAGTTCCGAAACGGAATACTCCGCTACTACCCAAGGTTTAACCGAGTCCTCAACTGACGTGACTTCTACGGTCATAACGGAAGAACATTCAGAAGCAATTGTTACAGAATCCTCTGATACCATTAGCCAAACAACTGACTCTCTTATTACACTGACAGAGACTTCTGAGACAACCAGCTCGATGCCAAGTATTATTACTTCCACGTTGTCTGTCGAATTTTCAACGACAAGTAGTTCACAAGAACTCACATCAGAATCGTCAGGAACAACAGAGGCAGATCAAACTAGCCAATTTATTGAGTCTTCTACCAGTAGCGCCTTTTCAACAACTATGGAATCATTTTCCAGAGTCTACCGAGTCTTCTACTTCCCAAACGGAAAACCTCTCTACGCTAACGGACCAAAATTCAACCGATCCGTCAACTGA